A stretch of the Theileria equi strain WA chromosome 1, complete sequence genome encodes the following:
- a CDS encoding signal peptide-containing protein (encoded by transcript BEWA_026380A), which translates to MRVFDLVYFAIICGICNAGIHNKIQDISNTGNRLSTLVAEAPEEKEAEERDSGEESEPKNQEDVAEKEKTNLKREESAGEGIPQLVLVSTLLVAPIVIMTI; encoded by the coding sequence ATGAGGGTGTTTGACCTCGTTTATTTCGCCATCATTTGCGGAATATGCAATGCTGGAATCCACAATAAAATTCAGGACATCTCCAATACGGGCAATAGGTTGAGCACACTCGTAGCAGAGGCTCCAGAGGAAAAGGAGGCGGAGGAACGAGACAGTGGAGAAGAGAGTGAACCCAAGAATCAAGAAGATGTGGCggagaaggaaaagacCAACTTGAAAAGGGAAGAGAGCGCCGGTGAAGGGATCCCTCAACTGGTCCTGGTAAGCACTCTGCTGGTGGCTCCTATAGTGATTATGACGATTTAA
- a CDS encoding hypothetical protein (encoded by transcript BEWA_026390A) yields the protein MRLLVTLCTICIVLLSNCGGGGNPGSQGRAVARAVPSTPNPQVSPQSPLRTSGEAKLTEGYRNPSTSGRPIPQGRAAKPGTQAPQKQPQTNGQSAAQPAQQGVSQQKLPQEPAAKAVQEAPKPAAVSQAKAVVTTTPGTPGPQNPHTNKVEAPIKGGQLTPVAINGLDTVQDNSTESKDGHLDLANADPSKVLVDKIEEGDVIHYMYHPNGATRILSVKFGQTTLWKAGNTNRLLRVHAYKKRGSSFLVHLYVKRESMEAHRYFEKDNDQWTELRIDDFIPKYEKLVLSRPAGLTDPNNLRKVSGHLHDYLRVFDIENPDGSLCKTFKCIMDNVETLLVSPFLGLKEIKCGSTSLWKAENDEECGFLKIHYVYGVPTMIHLTGERGPHVIGYAVKKDKSDDSKWKGVINYDTELKELITDFSDNITGFVLDLEDIQNTEESSVLKLSLFGMPTLVFIPKPRFYTTRITYGDIQLYVSDQGKIERVNVAYVTRYSSSISLMFIVISDKDCASVQFRLKEGDMFYIISERRYFQLLESMKNRKIDYNYHTYDMSSPDSGFQAVDSSVGSIPAKLHVPGPSTCVNKLALDDDVIWMAYVGGEVCAFAITYLKKGNPYILHIMRVNHTGQEEIYYVKGDNGWEECKKPNKILAGHKTSGNPISFELDLSSQKDDDNLQVVDMRASVIPLILFIPKANRVATSIKYGKEVVIGSVDKKKRVAFAVLYFKEKKPFLLYILLRDSSCKPEKKYYYRDDNKWKSVTWNFRWRVWTIRSTIKENFNKKLGTIAAFE from the coding sequence ATGAGGCTTCTTGTAACTCTATGCACAATCTGCATAGTGTTACTGTCCAACTGTGGAGGTGGTGGAAACCCAGGTTCCCAGGGTCGAGCGGTGGCCAGAGCTGTTCCCAGCACACCAAACCCACAGGTCTCTCCGCAGAGTCCACTAAGGACAAGTGGAGAGGCCAAACTAACGGAAGGTTACCGGAATCCTTCTACATCTGGTCGACCTATTCCACAAGGACGAGCTGCTAAACCTGGTACACAGGCTCCTCAGAAGCAACCACAGACAAATGGACAGTCAGCAGCTCAACCTGCTCAACAGGGAGTTTCTCAGCAAAAACTTCCACAAGAGCCAGCCGCTAAAGCTGTTCAGGAAGCACCAAAACCTGCAGCTGTTTCGCAGGCCAAGGCGGTAGTCACAACTACTCCTGGCACACCGGGTCCACAAAATCCACATACAAACAAAGTAGAGGCACCTATTAAGGGTGGCCAACTCACTCCTGTTGCTATAAATGGGCTTGACACAGTCCAAGATAATTCTACTGAATCCAAAGACGGCCACCTCGATTTAGCCAATGCAGATCCTTCAAAGGTACTTGTGGACAAGATAGAGGAGGGAGATGTCATACACTACATGTACCATCCCAACGGAGCTACAAGGATTCTCTCTGTAAAATTTGGTCAAACTACTCTTTGGAAAGCAGGTAATACTAATAGGCTACTGCGTGTCCACGCATATAAGAAACGTGGCTCTTCCTTCCTCGTCCATCTCTATGTTAAACGTGAAAGCATGGAGGCTCACAGATACTTTGAAAAAGACAACGACCAGTGGACTGAACTGAGAATAGACGATTTTATACCAAAGTATGAAAAATTGGTACTGTCAAGACCAGCTGGACTGACGGATCCTAATAATCTAAGGAAGGTTTCTGGTCACCTGCATGACTATCTAAGAGTTTTTGATATAGAAAATCCTGATGGGTCACTCTGTAAAACATTCAAATGTATTATGGACAATGTTGAGACACTGTTGGTATCACCGTTTTTGGGAttaaaggagataaagTGCGGTTCTACCAGTTTATGGAAAGCTGAAAACGATGAAGAATGCGGTTTTCTGAAGATACACTATGTATATGGCGTTCCCACTATGATTCATTTAACTGGGGAACGTGGCCCTCATGTTATTGGTTACGCAGTAaaaaaggataaaagtgATGACAGTAAATGGAAGGGTGTTATTAACTATGACACGGAACTTAAAGAATTAATTACAGATTTTTCAGATAATATTACTGGATTTGTATTGGACCTTGAAGATATACAAAATACAGAGGAATCTTCTGTTCTTAAACTCAGTCTCTTTGGAATGCCTACGTTGGTATTTATTCCAAAACCAAGATTCTACACAACCAGAATTACTTATGGTGATATACAACTTTATGTATCTGACCAGGGTAAGATTGAAAGGGTTAATGTTGCTTATGTAACTCGCTACAGCTCGAGTATTTCTCTGATGTTCATAGTTATTTCAGATAAGGATTGTGCTTCCGTACAGTTTCGCCTAAAAGAAGGCGATATGTTTTACATTATAAGCGAGAGAAGATATTTTCAACTATTAGAAAGTATGAAAAATAGGAAGATTGACTACAATTACCATACTTATGATATGTCATCACCTGACTCAGGATTCCAAGCTGTGGACTCCTCTGTGGGTAGCATACCAGCAAAGTTACATGTTCCTGGTCCCTCAACTTGCGTAAACAAACTCGCACTAGATGACGATGTGATTTGGATGGCTTATGTTGGTGGCGAAGTTTGTGCCTTTGCAATAACATACCTTAAAAAAGGGAACCCTTACATTTTACATATAATGAGGGTCAACCATACTGGACAAGAAGAGATATATTACGTAAAAGGAGATAATGGATGGGAGGAATGCAAAAAACCTAATAAAATTCTGGCTGGTCATAAAACATCTGGAAACCCTATAAGTTTTGAGCTAGACCTGTCTTCACAgaaagatgatgataatttACAAGTAGTTGATATGAGAGCTTCCGTAATTCCATTGATTCTTTTTATTCCAAAGGCCAACCGTGTTGCAACTTCTATTAAATATGGTAAAGAAGTGGTAATTGGAAGTGTAgataagaagaaaaggGTTGCTTTTGCTGTACTTTATttcaaggaaaagaagCCATTCCTCCTGTACATACTTCTTAGAGACTCTTCTTGTAAGCCAGAAAAAAAGTACTATTATAGAGATGACAACAAGTGGAAGTCTGTAACGTGGAATTTCCGGTGGAGGGTATGGACTATACGGAGTACGATTAAGGAGAACTTTAACAAAAAATTGGGTACAATTGCAGCTTTTGAGTAA